GGCCCAACACCTGATCGCGCAGGCCGTGCAGCGCCAAGCCTCAGAGACCGCGGCGGCCCTCGCGGTCAGCGTGGTCCCGATCCCCTCGGACGCGATGAAGGGCCGGATCATCGGGCGGGAGGGACGCAACATCCGCACCTTCGAGGCCCTGACGGGCGTGGATCTGATCATCGACGATACCCCTGAGGCGGTCATCCTCTCCTCGTTCAACCCCCTGCGCCGCGAGATCGCCCGGATGGCCCTCGAGCAGCTCGTGGCCGACGGCCGCATCCACCCCAGCCGCATCGAGGAGGTGGTGGAGCGGGCCAAGGAGGAGATGAAGCACTTCATCTACGAGCGCGGTGAGGAGGCCGCCCTCGAGGCGGGCGTGGTGGGGCTCAAGCCCGGCCTGGTGCAGCTTCTGGGTCGGATGCACTTCCGCAGCTCCTACGGACAGAACGTGCTCAAGCACTCGATTCAGGTGGCGCACCTCACGGGCATTCTCGCGGCCGAGCTGGGGCTGGATCCGGGCCTTGCGCGGCGGTGCGGGCTACTGCACGATATCGGGAAGTCCGTGGACCGCGAGATCGAAGGCACGCACGTCGAGATCGGCATCGCCCTCGCCAAGCGTTTCGGGGAGCCGGACGAGGTCATCGACGCCATCGCGCACCACCACGATCCGGAAAACGCCAAGACCCTCTACGCCGTGCTCGTGGCCGCCGCGGACGCGATCAGCGCGGCCCGGCCCGGGGCGCGGCGCGAGTCGCTGGAGGAGTACATCAAGCGGCTGGAGCAACTCGAGGCGATCGCCTCGAGCTTCCCGGGGGTGGAGCAGGCCTTTGCGGTGCAGGCCGGGCGGGAGGTGCGCGTGATCGTCAAGCCCGACAAGATCACGGACGCCAAGGCCACCCTGCTCGCGCACGAGATCGCGCAGCGCATCGAGCGGGACATGGACTACCCGGGGCAGGTGCAGGTCACGGTGGTGCGGGAGACGCGGGTCGTGGATTACGCGCGTTAGCCGGGCGCGGGGGAGGCGGTGAGTTCTGCGCGCTGACTTCTTCGTTTCGCATCTTCCTTTCAGCCTTCCCCGCGCGGCTTGTGAGTAGAATGGGTTGATATGTTTAGGGGCGAGGATATCGGGATCGACTTGGGTACCGCCTCCGTCCTGGTGTACGTGCGGGGGAAGGGCATCGTGCTGCGCGAGCCCTCGGTGATCGCAATGGTGCGGGACACCAAGGAGGTAAAGGCGGTGGGGGCGGAGGCGTACCGCATGCTGGGGCGCACGCCCGGCAATATCGTAGCGGTGCGGCCAATGCGGGACGGGGTCATCGCGGACTATACCCTGACCGAGCGGATGCTCACCATGTTTTTGAAGAAGGTGCTGGCGCCCACGGCGCGCCTGTTCAAACCGCAGGTCATGGTGGGCGTGCCCTCGGGGGTGACCGAGGTGGAGCGGCGCGCGGTGGTGCAGGCCATCGTCGAGGCCGGCGCCAAGCGCGCCTTCTTGATCGAGGAGCCCCTTGCGGCCGCGATCGGCGCGGGCATCAACATCGCTGAGCCCACCGGCAGCATGGTGGTGGATATCGGGGGCGGCTCGACGGACATCGCGGTCATGTCCCTCGGCGGCATCGTGCAGTCCGAGTCGCTGCGCATCGCGGGGAACGAGTTCGACGACGCGATCATCCGCTACGTGCGGCGCACGCACAACCTCTTGATCGGTGAACGCACCGCGGAGGAGATCAAGATCCGGATCGGAGCGGCCAAGATCATGTCCGACGAGGACCGGCTGGTCGCCGAAGTGCGGGGGCGCGACCTGATCACGGGCCTGCCCAAGACCGTCGAGGTCCGGACCGAGGACGTGGTGGACGCCCTGAGCGAGCCGCTGGAGAAGATCGTGCTCGGCGTGCGCCGGGTGCTCGAGAACACGCCCCCCGAGCTCGTCTCGGACATCGTGGACCGCGGCATCCTCCTCACCGGGGGCGGGGCGCTCCTCAAGCACCTGGACGCCCTCTTGCAGGAAGCGACCGGCGTACCGGTCGTGGTGGCCGAGAACGCCCTGGACGCGGTCGCGGTGGGTACCGGCCGGGCCCTCGAGATGATCCCGGTCCTGAAGGACACCCTGATCTCTTCGGATAACGTGCTCAAACGCTAACCATGCGGCTCGCTGAGATCGCGGTGGCGCTCTCCGGTCGCCTCGAAGGGCCGGACCGTGAGGTGGCCCGCCTGGCTGCCCCCGACCAGGCCCAGCCCGGGGATCTCGTGGCGATCCGGGAGGCGCGCTGGCTCGCGCCGGCCCTCGAGGCCCGCGCCGCGGTGGTGGTGGACGAGGCTACGGTCCTGCCGGAAGGCACGAGCGCGGTCCGGGTGGCTTCGGTGGCGGCCGTGTGGCCCCGGCTATTGGACCTCTTCGCCTGGGAGGACGACTGGGGGAAGGGGGTGCACCCCACCGCCTGGGTTGAACCCGGCGCCGAGATCGCGCCCACCGCGAGCGTGGGCGCGTTCGCCTGCGTGCGCCGCGGTGCGGTGGTCGGTCCGGGCGCGGTCGTCGGCCCCTACGCCTACGTGGGCGAGGACTGCCGCGTTGAGGCCGGCGCGGTCCTCGAGCCGCGCGTTACGCTGCACCGCGGCACGGTGGTGGGGCCGCGGTGCCGGGTGATGGCCGGGGCGGTGATCGGCGCGGCGGGGTTCGGCTTCCAAGACGGGCAGCGCCTTATGCACACCGGCCGGGTGGTGCTCGAGGAAGGCGTCGAGGTCGGTCCTCAGGCGGTGATCGAGCGGAGCGTGGTGGGGGAGGCGCGCGTGGGGGCGCACACCAAGATCGGCGGCGCGGTGTACGTGGGGCACAACGCCCGCATCGGGCGGGGCGTGGTGATCGTGAGCCAGACCGGCTTGGGGGGCAGCGTGACGCTAGAGGACGGGGTGATCCTCGCCGGGCAGGTGGGGGTCGCGGACCACGTGACCGTAGGGGCCGGGGCCCGCGTGGGCGCGAAGGGCGGTGTGACGAAGAACGTGCCGCCCGGCGAGACCTGGGGCGGGGTGCCCGCGCGTCCTCTGCGCGAGTACTGGCGGCGTTTGGCGCTTTTGGACCGGCTCGAGGAACTCCTCAAGCGGCTGAAGGAGGGACAGCGTGACGGTTGAGGGGGTGGGGTTGCACACCGGCGCACCCGCGAGGGTGCGGTTTCACCTGGAGGAGGGGCCGGTGCGTTTCCGGGTGGGGCGGGTAGAGATCCCGGCCCGGGCTTCGCGCGTGGTGGAGACCACGCGCGCGACCGTGCTGGGTGGGGAGGGGGTGCGGCTCGCGACGGTGGAGCACCTCCTCGCGGCCCTCTTCCTGCGGGGGATCTGGACGGGACTGGTGATCGAGGTCGAGGGACCCGAGCTCCCTATCCTGGACGGCAGCGCGGCGGAGTGGCTCGCGGTGCTGGAGGGGCTGACGCCTGCTCCGCTCCCGGCCGCGCGCGTCCCGGAGCGCATCCGGGTCGGGGACGCATCCAGCACGGTCATGGCCGAGCCCGCGGAGGGCTTTTCCGTAACGGTCTCCATCTTCTTCAAGCACCCCCGGATCGGGTACCAGAGCTTCGAAAGCCCACCCCGCGCGCTCCGTGAGGTCGCGGACGCCCGCACCTTCGGGTTTGCGCACGAGGCGGAGGCCCTGCGCGCCCAAGGGCTGATCCAAGGGGCCTCTCTCCGGTCGGTGCTCGTGTACGGGGAGCGTGCGCCGTTAAACCCTCCCCGTGGGGTAGACGAGCCGGTACGGCATAAGGCGTTAGACTTTTTGGGGGATCTCTACCTCGCCGGTAGGCCTCCGTTGGGACGCTTTGTAGTCCACCGGGGCGCGCACCGGTGGCACGTGGAACTGGCAAGACGCTTGGAGGCGGTATGGCAGAGCTAAACGTTGGGGTCGTCGGCGTCGGGGTGATGGGCACCTACCACGCGCAGATCTACGCAGGACTGCCAGGCGCCCGCCTCGTCGGCGTGGCCGACCCGGACCCCCTGAGGCGGCAGGTGCTCGAGCGGGACCTTGAGGTCCCGGCCTACGCCGACCCGTACGCCCTGATCGGGAAGGTGGACGCGGTCAGCGTCGCCTCGCCCACCTCGTTGCACTACGAGCACGTCAAGACCTTCCTCGAGGCTGGCGTGCACGTTCTGGTGGAAAAGCCGATGGTTCCCCGACTGGAAGAGGCCCGCCACCTGGCGGCGCTGGCCGAGCGGAAGGGGCTGGTCTTGCAGGTGGGGCATATCATGCGGTTTTACCGCGCGGTGGAGGAGATGCCCCGGCTCCTCCGGAACCCCATCGTGATCGAGGCCCGCCGCGTGGGGAACAACCGCCGCATCCGGGATATCGGGGTGATTCTGGACCTGATGATCCACGACCTGGACGTGCTTCTCCTGCTACTGCGCGAGCGGCCCCGGCGTTGGCAGGTGGTGGGGCACCACCTGGGGGCGGTGGAGGAGTACGCCCACGCGGTGCTCGAGTTCCCCTCGGGCACCAAGGCGGTCTTGACCGCGAGCCGGCTCTCGGCGCAGGCCGAACGTTCCCTCGCGATCACCCAGGAGGACGAGGTGATCCGCATGGACTTCACCAACGATCCCTACACCGAGGTCTCCATCTACCGCGCGGCCGGCGAGCAGAACGGCAAGACCGAGGTCCAGGTCGCGCGTACCTCGATCCACAACGAGAACCCCCTGCGCCGCGAGCTCAAGCACTTCATCGACCGGATCCTACGGGGCGTGGAGCCCATCGGCACCCTCGAGGACGACCTCACGACCCTGGAGATCGCCCTGGCTTTGCGTCAAAGCCTGCACGAGGTGGTGGCATGAATATTACCGAGATTATGCAGATCCTCCCGCACCGGTACCCGTTCCTCCTGGTGGACCGGGTGCTCGAGGCGGACGACAAGCGCTTTAAAGCCATCAAAAACGTGACCATGAATGAGCCCCACTTCCAGGGGCACTTTCCGGACTACCCGGTGATGCCCGGGGTGCTGATCCTCGAGGCGATGGCCCAGGCTTCGGTAGCCGTGGTGGTGCACCAGCCCGAGTTCAAGCCGGGCGGTTTGGTTTTCCTGGTGGGGGTGGACCGGGTGCGTTTCAAGCGCCAGGTCGTGCCGGGAGACACCCTGGTGATGGAGGGGGAACTCCTGACCTACCGGCGGGGTTTGGGTAAGGTCCGGGTGCGGGCCACGGTGAACGAGGAGCTCGCCGCGCAGGCGGAGATCAGCTTCGTGGTCAGGGAGGGCGCATGACCCGGGTGCACCCGACCGCGGTGGTAGCGCCGGACGCGCGCCTAGGCGAGGGCGTGGTAGTGGGCCCATACGCGGTGATCGAGGAGGGGGTGGAGATCGGGCCGGGGACCGTGATCGGTCCGCACGTGGTGATCCACTCCGGGGTCCGGATCGGGGCGAAGAACCGCATCCACGCGCACGCGGTGATCGGAGACCAGCCGCAGGACCTGAGTTACGACGGTGCCCCCACCCGCGTGGAGATCGGGGACGAGAACGTGATCCGCGAGGGGGTGACGATCCACCGCGCCACGCGCCCGGACCGGCCCACCCGCGTGGGCTCCCGCTGCTTCTTAATGGCTTACAGCCACGTGGGGCACGACTGCCAGGTGGGGGACGACGTAATCCTCACGAACGGCGTCCTCCTCGGGGGTCACGTGGTGATCGAGGACCGTGCGGTGCTCGGCGGGGGGGTCGGGGTGCACCAGTTCGCGCGTGTGGGCCGGCTCGCGATGGTCGGGGCGCTCGTGAAGGTCACGCAGGACGTGCTGCCGTTTATGCTCGTGGAAGGCAAACCCGCCCGCCACTACCGGCTCAACACCGTAGGCCTTCGGCGCGCTGGCGTGAACGGCGAACGTTACCGGGCCCTCGAGCAGGCCTTCCGCGCCCTGCGCGCCGGGAAAGGGTTGAACGGCGTGCCCCTGACGCCTGAGGTCGCGCACCTCAAGGCCTTCCTCGAGGCCCCCACGAAGCGCGGCATCACGGGGTTTGTGCGGTGAGGGGCACCAAGCGGTGGGGGTGACGCGACAGGGTGGACGAGGTCCTCTTGATCACCAATGGGCCTGGAGAGCTCTCCACCTGGGTGCCGCCCGTCCTCTCGCGGCTTAGGGCGCGCCTCCCCCAGGCGCGCATCGAGCTCTTCCTCCTCACCGACCAGTTCTCCAGCGGCACCGAGGCCCTCAAGGCCCGGGAGTACCCGGTGGACGCGCTCTCAAACCGCGCCGCCTTTCTCGCACGCCTCGCGCGCCGTAAGGCGGCGCAGCGGGGGATCGTCTTGATGCTGGGCGGCGCGCCGCGGGACGCGGTCCTCCTCGCGCGGGCGACCGGGTACCCGGCGTACGCCTACAGCTTCCACGGGCGGAACTGGCACCCGGGCCTTCAGGGATTCTTCGTGGACGCGGAGCGCTCGCGGCGGGAAGCCCTCGAGCGCGGGGCGGATCCCGCACGCGTGCGGGTGGTGGGTAACCTGGTGGTGGACGCCCTCGCCGAAGCGCCGGACCTGGGGGCGCGCGCGGACGTCCTGCTCCTTCCCGGCAGCCGGCCCTTCGCCGCCCGGTACCTTCTGGGCTTCATGCTGCGCGCGGCCGAGCTTCTGGCCGAGCGACGGCCGGACCTGACCTTCGCCTGGCTCAAAAGCCGCCTGCTGCCCGACGCGGTCGTGCAGGAAGCCCTCTCCGGACGGTACACTCGCGCGGTGGGGGGTGTCGGGGCGCGCCTCGAGGACGGCGCGCTCGTCACCGAGGGGGGGCTAAGGGTGCGGGTGCTGGACGAGCCGCAACGCTACGGCGCGATGCGCCGCGCGCAGCTCGCCTGGACGATCCCCGGGACGAACACCCTCGAGCTGGCCCTCGCGGGGTTGCCGGCCCTGGTGCTCCTGCCGTTGCATAAGCCGGAGCTGCTGCCGCTCGAGGGGCTCGTGCAGTGGGTGGGGGCGCTGCCCGGTGTGGGGCCTTGGATCAAGCGCCGTGCGGTCCTGGCCCTGGAGGCCCGCGTGCCGTACCTCGCCTTGCCCAACCAGTGGTTGAACACGCGCGTGTATCCGGAGCTGCGGGGCGTGTTCGGTCCAGAGCGGCTTGCCCAGGAGGCCGACGCATTGCTCGAGGCGGACCGCGCCCGGGAGGTGCGGGCGCACTTGGCGCGCTTGGAGCGCACCCCGGGCGCGGACCGGTTGGTCGCAGCCGTCCTGGAGGAGGGGTCGTGCGCCTGATCCGTCTGCTCAGGCCGTACTGGCGCGAGCTGTTGCTGGCGCTCTTCCTCGCCGCGCTGCCCGCGGCGGCGCAAGCCGCGCTGCCGCCCTTGCTCGTCAAGCCGCTGTTGGACGAGGTGCTCGCCGAGGGGCGCTACGACCAGTTGCGGGCGTTGCTCGGGGTCGCAGCCGGCCTCCTCGGCCTCGTCGCGCTCGGCGGGTACGCGCAGGAAGCGTTTATGGGGTACCTCTCGGTGCGCGTGCCGCGCGAGCTGCGGGAGCGGATCCAGGCCCGGCTCCTCCAGGCGGACCTCGCCCGCCTCCCCGCCGCGCCCGCGGCGCTCGCCGGCCGGATCCTCGCCGACCTCAGGGAACTCGAGAGCTTCATCTTCTTCGGGTTGGGAGCGCTGCTCGTGCAGGGGGCGCTGCTTTTGGCGCTCCTTGTGGCGCTCTTGGTCCTGTACCCCAAGCTCACCCTGGCCCTCGTCGCGCTGCTGCCCCCCCTGTGGCTGCTGTTTGGCTGGGTGGGGCGGCGGGTCGCGGCGGCGAGCGGCCGCACCCAGGCCGCGGCCGAGCGGGTTGCTGGGCGGCTCGCCGAGGGGTTCAGCCGCCTCGAGCTGATCCGCGCCCAGAACCTCGCGGACTTCGCGCGGGAGCGGTTCCGTCAGGAGAGTCGCGCCTACTACCGGTTGGGCCTTGCCCGGGCGCTCACCGCGGCCTTGCACCTGCCCCTATCCCAGCTGGCCACGGCGGTGGTGGCGCTGGCGCTGTTGTGGCTGGGAGCCCGGGCGGTCGAGGCGGGAGCCATGACGACCGGGGACCTCACCGCTTACCTCACCTACCTGGGCCTGGCCGTCTCCCCGATGCAGACCCTCTCCCGCGCCGGGATGCTCTTCGCGCAGGCGGAGGGGGCCGCCGCGCGGCTCGTGGACCTCCTGCACCTTCCCGAAACGCCCCCCTCTGGAGGGTACCGGCCGGAGCGGCTCGAGGGGCGGATCGAGTTTCGCGAAGTGCGCTTCGCCTACCCGGAGGGGCGCGCGGCCCTTGAGGGGGTGACATTCACCCTCGAGCCCGGCACGCTGAACGCCCTCGTGGGGCCTTCGGGTGCGGGGAAGAGCACCGTGCTGCGCCTGATCCTGGGGCTGTACCGCCCCGCGGCGGGGGAGGTGCGCTTGGACGGGCGGCCGCTTTGGGCGTACGACCTGGAGCTGGTGCGCCGGGTGGTGGCCTGGGTTCCGCAGGAACCCGCGTTCTTCGGGGGGACGGTGCGGGAGAACCTCGAGGCCCTCGCGCCCGGGGTGAGTGCAGCGGCGATGCGGGAGGCGCTCGAGACGGTCCAGCTTTGGGAGGAGCTCTCCGCGGGACTGGAAACCCCGGTGCACGAGGAGACGGGCGGGCTTTCCGTGGGGCAGAAGCAGCGCCTCGCGATCGCCGCGGCCTTGCTGCGCGACGCGCGCGTGCTCTTGCTGGACGAGGTGACCAGCGCGCTCGACCCGATCTCCGAGGCCCGCGTCCTCACGGCGCTCGAGGCGGCCCGGGCGGGACGTACGGTCCTCGTGGTCGCTCACCGGCTGCACACCGTGCGGCAGGCGGACCGTATCCTGGTGATGCAGGCGGGGCGCGTGGTGGAGACGGGCACCCACGCGGAGCTCGTGGCGCGGGGGGGGTTGTACACCCGCCTCACCGAGCAACTGGCGTAGAACGTCGTACCCGATACCCTTTGCTCTCCGTTCGCGCGCAACCCTGAAGTGCTCATGACGGCACGCGGGCGCGGCAACTTGTGGCGCTGGGGACGGGCGGTCCTTTGGGTGTGGGCCTGGCTCACGCTCGGGGGGCTGGGGGTGGCGCAGGGCGGGGTGGGGCATATCCAGGTCCAGGCGGAGCCGGGCGTACAGGTGTTCTTGGACGATACCTTTGTCGGCTTGACCCGCGAGGCGGTGGGGGGGCTCGTGATTCCGAACGTGCCGGCCGGGCCACACACGCTACGCCTGGTCAAGGAGGGGTTTTACCCTCAGGAGGGCGCGATCACGGTCGAGACCGGGCGGGTGCTCGTGTACCGGGTGGAGCGGTTTGCCCTCAAGCTGCGGATCACCGAGGAAGGGGAGGCTGTGGTGGGCGAGCCCAAGGCCCAGGTCGGCACCCTGATCATCCAGTGCCTGCCGATCGAGTGCGTGATCGACATTCCCCTTTTGGAGGTACACGGCTACCGCAAGACCGGGGTGCGGTGGAAGGCCGAGGGTGTGCCCGCCGGAGTATACGACCTTACGGTGCGCGGGCTGGGACGGCGCGTGGAGCAGCGTGTGGGGGTGTGCTCGGGCAGCGAGGTCATGGTTTTGCAAGGGCATACTGGCGCGGTGCGCTCCCTCGTCTTCAGTTCCGACGGTACCTTGCTCGCCACTGGGGGTTTCGACTGCACGATCCGGTTGTGGGAGGTGGGCACCGGCCGGGAACGCGCGGTGTTGAAAGGGCACGCGGACCTGATCTACGGGGTCGCGTTCAGCCCGGACGGGGCGCGGCTCGCCTCGGCCTCGAGCGACCGCACGGTGCGGCTGTGGGCCCTCGGCGCGGCTGAGGCCCCGGCGGTTCTCGAGGGGTACGGGGACGGTGGCCTTCAGTCCCGATGGGCGGCGGCTCGTGGCGGGGCTCGAGGACGGCGCGGTGCGCGTCTGGAAGGTGAACTGGGAGGCGATCGCGAGCGGCACGCTACCATGAGGGTATGGACGTGATCGCCTTCATCAAGCGCGCCCGCGGAGGGCGCGTGGTCGAGACCCCGTTTCTGGATCCGGAGGACCAGGCGCGCCTGCAGGTTCTCGCGGAGCGGGAGGGGGTGCGCCTCGCCTGGTTCGGGGGCCTGCCCGGCGCGGCGCGGCGCGTGGGCGTGCTGTACCCCGGGCACGTGCCCGCGGTGAGCGACCCCACGCGCGTCCTCGAGGTCGTGGGGGAAGGGGACCTCGAGGCGCGGGTGCAGGCCTGGCTCGACCCAGCCCTCCGGGGTGAGGTGCGGGCCACGGAGGACGGGGTGCTCGTGGTGACGACCGAGAAGGGGCGCAAGCAGCTTGTGGCGGCGGGCCTCGAGGTGCGCGAGCTTCCGCAGGCGGCGCGGCGTCGTACGCGGGAGCGGGTGGTGGTGGTGCCGTCCCTGCGCGTGGACGTGGTGGGCGCCAAGGGGTTCGGCACCTCCCGCAACTACTTCGTGCAGGGGGTGAAGGCTGGGAAGGTGCGGATCGGGGGGCGCGTCGCGCGGGCGAAGGACGTGGTGGCCGAGGGGGACGTGCTGGTGGCTGAGGGGCTCGGCCAACTCACGGTGCTGCGCGTGCTGGGCCGGACCACGCGGGGGAACGTGAAGCTCGAGGTGCGGCTAGAGCGGTGAGCCAAGAATGCGTTTGCGGGGCCGGTGATGGGCCCCGCTGTTTTGGCGGAGAGGGCGGGATTCGAACCCGCGGTACCGGTTGCCCGGTACAACACCTTAGCAGGGTGCCGCCTTCGACCACTCGGCCACCTCTCCACGCTGCTGTTCTGGCGGAGGGTGAGGGATTCGAACCCCCGGTGGGCGTTGCCCACTGCGGTTTTCAAGACCGCCGCCTTCGACCGCTCGGCCAACCCTCCGGCCGCACCCTATACTATGGCGAACCGCGGCTGGGTTTGTCAAGGCGGCTTGGGTCTTCTCGTACGGCCCTGGGGGGATCGGGCGGCGAGGGTTTCGAGGCAAACGCGATCCCCCGCCCGAAGGCGGGGGAGGCTCGGCGCGAACGCACCGCGTTAGGCCAGGTCGTCCATGATCTCGCGGATCTCCTTCTTAATGCAGGTGAACATGGGGGTGTCGCGCAGGGTGTACATCGAGGCCTCGGTGAACCGCAGGCGGTGCACCAGGTCCACGAACTCCTGGGGGTAGTTGGAGTCGAAGGCCACCACGAACTCCTGGTCGTCGAGGCCGTAGGAGTACGAGGTGTTGAGGCGCACGCCTTCGAACGGGGCGGAGACGTAGATGTGCTCGTCCATCATGCCCTGGCGGGTCTGGGGGGTGAGCCGGTACCAGTCGCGTTTCTTGACGAAGGGATATACGAACAGGTACTGCCCCTCGCCCGGCCGGAGCTCGACCCCCTCCCCCTCAGGATTGAAGCGATCCACGTAGATCGAGCGCTTCTGCATGGAGAGGAAGGAGTAGGGTTGGGTCAGGTACCCCGCGAGGTGCGTGCGGTTCAGCTCACGCTGCATCGCTTGGAACTCACGCACATCGAAGGCGATGCGCCAGATCATGAAGTCCGCGTCGCTGCGCACCCCCACCAGGGAGTAGGTGCGCACGATGAACCCTTCGCCGCGCTCCGCCCACCGCTCCACGACCTCCGCGAACTCGGCCTTGGCCCGCTCCTTCTCGCTCGGCTCGAGGCGACGGAAGGCCGGGTCCAGCTTGAAGAAGGCGTAGTTCATGAACTGCCGCTTGGCCCGGTCGGGTTCCTTCTTGACCACGAGGCCCGCGGGGTCCATATCGGTCATGCGGCGGGTGGGCCGCTCGTTGTACTCGCGGATCTGGGGTTTGGGGCGTTCGGGTCGCTCTGCCATACCGTTCCTATACTACCGAACCCCGAAGGGACGGTCGTCCCGTGCACCTCACGTTTGCTACCCCTCCGCGGCCTCAATCACGCCACAGGCCACTCGAGGCCC
This region of Marinithermus hydrothermalis DSM 14884 genomic DNA includes:
- the rny gene encoding ribonuclease Y translates to MMEVLPWLLLLLLLGLFYAQWRKGGVDNRSFLDEIERMRRSAEQEGKALLEDARREAERVLSTAKEESKSLLEAARRELEQARQEARELRQKAEAEADRLRREAERQVKAQLTEERARLERELARERERLEREWEALRRERDELKRQDERLARRGEQLDARAERLDQLEEKLEAESRRLRAVEESLAARAREVELKLEEVAGMTREEAKALLLKRLDEELEEEKAIRVKAAMERARLEAKKQAQHLIAQAVQRQASETAAALAVSVVPIPSDAMKGRIIGREGRNIRTFEALTGVDLIIDDTPEAVILSSFNPLRREIARMALEQLVADGRIHPSRIEEVVERAKEEMKHFIYERGEEAALEAGVVGLKPGLVQLLGRMHFRSSYGQNVLKHSIQVAHLTGILAAELGLDPGLARRCGLLHDIGKSVDREIEGTHVEIGIALAKRFGEPDEVIDAIAHHHDPENAKTLYAVLVAAADAISAARPGARRESLEEYIKRLEQLEAIASSFPGVEQAFAVQAGREVRVIVKPDKITDAKATLLAHEIAQRIERDMDYPGQVQVTVVRETRVVDYAR
- a CDS encoding rod shape-determining protein, encoding MFRGEDIGIDLGTASVLVYVRGKGIVLREPSVIAMVRDTKEVKAVGAEAYRMLGRTPGNIVAVRPMRDGVIADYTLTERMLTMFLKKVLAPTARLFKPQVMVGVPSGVTEVERRAVVQAIVEAGAKRAFLIEEPLAAAIGAGINIAEPTGSMVVDIGGGSTDIAVMSLGGIVQSESLRIAGNEFDDAIIRYVRRTHNLLIGERTAEEIKIRIGAAKIMSDEDRLVAEVRGRDLITGLPKTVEVRTEDVVDALSEPLEKIVLGVRRVLENTPPELVSDIVDRGILLTGGGALLKHLDALLQEATGVPVVVAENALDAVAVGTGRALEMIPVLKDTLISSDNVLKR
- the lpxD gene encoding UDP-3-O-(3-hydroxymyristoyl)glucosamine N-acyltransferase produces the protein MRLAEIAVALSGRLEGPDREVARLAAPDQAQPGDLVAIREARWLAPALEARAAVVVDEATVLPEGTSAVRVASVAAVWPRLLDLFAWEDDWGKGVHPTAWVEPGAEIAPTASVGAFACVRRGAVVGPGAVVGPYAYVGEDCRVEAGAVLEPRVTLHRGTVVGPRCRVMAGAVIGAAGFGFQDGQRLMHTGRVVLEEGVEVGPQAVIERSVVGEARVGAHTKIGGAVYVGHNARIGRGVVIVSQTGLGGSVTLEDGVILAGQVGVADHVTVGAGARVGAKGGVTKNVPPGETWGGVPARPLREYWRRLALLDRLEELLKRLKEGQRDG
- a CDS encoding UDP-3-O-acyl-N-acetylglucosamine deacetylase, producing MTVEGVGLHTGAPARVRFHLEEGPVRFRVGRVEIPARASRVVETTRATVLGGEGVRLATVEHLLAALFLRGIWTGLVIEVEGPELPILDGSAAEWLAVLEGLTPAPLPAARVPERIRVGDASSTVMAEPAEGFSVTVSIFFKHPRIGYQSFESPPRALREVADARTFGFAHEAEALRAQGLIQGASLRSVLVYGERAPLNPPRGVDEPVRHKALDFLGDLYLAGRPPLGRFVVHRGAHRWHVELARRLEAVWQS
- a CDS encoding Gfo/Idh/MocA family protein codes for the protein MAELNVGVVGVGVMGTYHAQIYAGLPGARLVGVADPDPLRRQVLERDLEVPAYADPYALIGKVDAVSVASPTSLHYEHVKTFLEAGVHVLVEKPMVPRLEEARHLAALAERKGLVLQVGHIMRFYRAVEEMPRLLRNPIVIEARRVGNNRRIRDIGVILDLMIHDLDVLLLLLRERPRRWQVVGHHLGAVEEYAHAVLEFPSGTKAVLTASRLSAQAERSLAITQEDEVIRMDFTNDPYTEVSIYRAAGEQNGKTEVQVARTSIHNENPLRRELKHFIDRILRGVEPIGTLEDDLTTLEIALALRQSLHEVVA
- the fabZ gene encoding 3-hydroxyacyl-ACP dehydratase FabZ gives rise to the protein MNITEIMQILPHRYPFLLVDRVLEADDKRFKAIKNVTMNEPHFQGHFPDYPVMPGVLILEAMAQASVAVVVHQPEFKPGGLVFLVGVDRVRFKRQVVPGDTLVMEGELLTYRRGLGKVRVRATVNEELAAQAEISFVVREGA
- the lpxA gene encoding acyl-ACP--UDP-N-acetylglucosamine O-acyltransferase gives rise to the protein MTRVHPTAVVAPDARLGEGVVVGPYAVIEEGVEIGPGTVIGPHVVIHSGVRIGAKNRIHAHAVIGDQPQDLSYDGAPTRVEIGDENVIREGVTIHRATRPDRPTRVGSRCFLMAYSHVGHDCQVGDDVILTNGVLLGGHVVIEDRAVLGGGVGVHQFARVGRLAMVGALVKVTQDVLPFMLVEGKPARHYRLNTVGLRRAGVNGERYRALEQAFRALRAGKGLNGVPLTPEVAHLKAFLEAPTKRGITGFVR
- a CDS encoding ABC transporter ATP-binding protein, which codes for MRLIRLLRPYWRELLLALFLAALPAAAQAALPPLLVKPLLDEVLAEGRYDQLRALLGVAAGLLGLVALGGYAQEAFMGYLSVRVPRELRERIQARLLQADLARLPAAPAALAGRILADLRELESFIFFGLGALLVQGALLLALLVALLVLYPKLTLALVALLPPLWLLFGWVGRRVAAASGRTQAAAERVAGRLAEGFSRLELIRAQNLADFARERFRQESRAYYRLGLARALTAALHLPLSQLATAVVALALLWLGARAVEAGAMTTGDLTAYLTYLGLAVSPMQTLSRAGMLFAQAEGAAARLVDLLHLPETPPSGGYRPERLEGRIEFREVRFAYPEGRAALEGVTFTLEPGTLNALVGPSGAGKSTVLRLILGLYRPAAGEVRLDGRPLWAYDLELVRRVVAWVPQEPAFFGGTVRENLEALAPGVSAAAMREALETVQLWEELSAGLETPVHEETGGLSVGQKQRLAIAAALLRDARVLLLDEVTSALDPISEARVLTALEAARAGRTVLVVAHRLHTVRQADRILVMQAGRVVETGTHAELVARGGLYTRLTEQLA
- a CDS encoding S4 domain-containing protein; translated protein: MDVIAFIKRARGGRVVETPFLDPEDQARLQVLAEREGVRLAWFGGLPGAARRVGVLYPGHVPAVSDPTRVLEVVGEGDLEARVQAWLDPALRGEVRATEDGVLVVTTEKGRKQLVAAGLEVRELPQAARRRTRERVVVVPSLRVDVVGAKGFGTSRNYFVQGVKAGKVRIGGRVARAKDVVAEGDVLVAEGLGQLTVLRVLGRTTRGNVKLEVRLER
- a CDS encoding chlorite dismutase family protein; translated protein: MAERPERPKPQIREYNERPTRRMTDMDPAGLVVKKEPDRAKRQFMNYAFFKLDPAFRRLEPSEKERAKAEFAEVVERWAERGEGFIVRTYSLVGVRSDADFMIWRIAFDVREFQAMQRELNRTHLAGYLTQPYSFLSMQKRSIYVDRFNPEGEGVELRPGEGQYLFVYPFVKKRDWYRLTPQTRQGMMDEHIYVSAPFEGVRLNTSYSYGLDDQEFVVAFDSNYPQEFVDLVHRLRFTEASMYTLRDTPMFTCIKKEIREIMDDLA